In the genome of Arabidopsis thaliana chromosome 4, partial sequence, the window gtttttctttgtttgaattttcagTTATCCATGATTGCGCATAAGTAAAGTAAACTTGAATTGGATATTTCCTGCCCACCATTACTGTAAGCATTTCCTTGATATATCATCAATTatgaattaaatattaaacagtaattttaaagttgaacctctaaaacaaaatggaaagacttgttcagaaaaaaaaaagatattttatgGCAAAACTGGTTGACATATCCATAGAAAATGGAGAGACTGACCAAATATTGtcaatttcaataaaatatcTCTATGATAAAAAGGACAAATTGGTCGtctaaaaaaatagtaaaagtaaaaagtgTATGAGAACTCAATAGTACACTAAAATTTAGTAATACTTCTATGTTATTATTACATGTAGTAAACAAAGTTGTCACAAGTAGTAAGATATTTTCAACCAGTGTTATAAATAAATCGTAATAAACTATACAAGAGagctgtcaaaaaaaaaaaactatacaagagaaaaataaataaattgtgtGGTGTATAATTGTTTCACCGTGTAACAGATGATGTACGAAGACATGAAGAGTAGAGTAGAACATGTGGTGGAGAGTGGAAAAGTTGAGACTGCATTTATCACATGCGATCAATTTCGTGGGGTATTCGATTTGTGGACCGACAAATTCACTCGTCATGACCATCCCACAATTATTCAggtaatttaaagaaaaaaaaagttcaaatattgttttctcaCTACTATATATCATAAGAAAATTgcattttgaatatatttacTAGACAATTATACCTTGCCATATGTTAATTCTTTTGTCTTGACAAAATCTCAACTAACATTTATTTAAGGACAGGTGCTACAAAATAGTGAGAATGATATGGACgataccaaaaaatatataatgccAAACCTAATCTACGTTTCAAGAGAGAAGAGTAAAGTTTCATCACATCATTTCAAAGCCGGTGCTCTTAATACCTTGGTATCAACTAAAAAACCTAtctataattagtttttggtttcgtttaattttagttaattccgtattttctttttattatagCTACGAGTGTCTGGAGTGATGACGAATTCACCGATCATTCTAACACTAGACTGTGATATGTATTCCAACGATCCAGCAACACCAGTTCGTGCCCTGTGCTATTTAACAGACCCTAAAATCAAAActggtttagggtttgtgCAGTTTCCTCAAACATTTCAAGGAATAAGCAAGAACGATATATATGCATGCGCGTATAAGCGTCTCTTTGAGATCAATATGATTGGGTTTGATGGTTTAATGGGCCCGAATCATGTGGGAACTGGTTGTTTCTTCAATCGACGAGGTTTTTATGGAGCTCcatctaatttaattttgcCTGAGATAGATGAACTTAAGCCCAATCGTATTGTAGATAAGCCTATCAATGCTCAAGATGTTTTAGCATTGGCTCACCGTGTAGCAGGATGTATCTACGAGCTTAACACCAATTGGGGATCAAAGGTAAGATATAACCAACCCTAGCTCGTACCTTTATCTAGTATTGATTTccatttgttatattttttcatgaaaACTATATCTAAAGGAAAATGGAcctaactaatatatataagtgaCATACACAAATCCACTAACGatagggtttttttttggtaaaacacTAACGATAGGTTATCGATAGAAAATCCATAAAAGTTAATATGGTACCAGTGATATAGAAGTGACATGATCTAGATCCGCtcatttttaattgattttgagttgAAAGTTTATGAAcctcaaaaccaaacaagttTCATTCTAGGTTAACTTATtagaattagtttttttttgttcgttcCATGTAAGTGAACTAAGAACAATTAGTTTCTCTAATCTTAGATAATTATAGCtaatttttagaaacaaaCTTGATTTCTTGATTGATACGAAACatagaaaatatcttctttcaTAATTGATAGTCTAAAGTAAGATCATTGGTTGtaaatcataatatatttgtttcctAGTTTGTTATACCGTATAACTTCATTTTATCATTCAAAACTATGCAGATTGGATTCAGATATGGGTCTTTAGTAGAAGACTACTACACAGGGTATAGGCTCCATTGTGAAGGATGGAGATCAGTTTTTTGCAGACCCAAAAGAGCAGCATTTTGCGGAGATTCCCCAAAAAGTCTAATTGATGTAGTGAGCCAACAAAAGAGATGGGCCATTGGGCTTCTTGAAGTTGCCATCTCAAGGTATAGCCCCATTACCTATGGTGTCAAATCAATGGGTCTAGTAACGGGAGTAGGCTATTGTCAATACGCATGTTGGGCCTTTTGGTCACTTCCTCTTATCGTCTATGGATTCTTGCCCCAACTTGCTCTCCTTTATCAATCTAGCGTCTTTCCCAAGTCATCAGATCCATGGTTTTGGCTTTACATCGTTTTGTTCCTCGGTGCATATGGGCAAGATCTACTCGACTTTGTATTAGAAGGAGGAACTTATGGCGGATGGTGGAACGATCAAAGAATGTGGTCGATAAGAGGATTCTCTTCACACCTATTTGGCTTCATAGAGTTCActcttaaaaccctaaacctctCCACGCATGGATTCAACGTCACAAGCAAAGCCAACGATGACGAAGAACAAAGCAAGAGGtatgagaaagagatttttgaGTTCGGCCCCTCTTCGTCCATGTTCTTGCCCTTGACTACGGTTGCCATCGTTAACCTCCTTGCTTTTGTCTGGGGGCTTTATGGTCTTTTCGCTTGGGGAGAAGGACTCGTCCTTGAGCTGATGCTGGCGAGTTTCGCGGTGGTGAACTGCTTGCCGATCTATGAGGCTATGGTGTTGAGGATAGACGATGGAAAATTACCAAAAAGGGTTTGTTTCGTAGCTGGAATCCTCACATTTGTGCTGATTGTGTCAGGTTACGTCTTCCTCAAGTAACTGGACCCATTATGGTTGGTTCTGTCGTTTCAgttaaactaatattacatcTGTATTGTGGTAATTAGGAGAGAATAATGTGATGAATCCATTTCTCACCTCATTTTAGAACATACATTTCGGTATATTGCGTCTGTATTGTAGTAATTAGGAGAGAATAATGTGTTGAATCCATTTCTCACCTCATTTTAGAACATACATTTCGGTTTATTGTATAAGCTTAAATTAGTAATTGAAAACGACATACACTATCTATTGATATTTTCACTGATTAATACGactgtattttttatatttcttaatGGATGTTTTGAGCACAATTTAGTAAATATGGGCCGTAGAGATATGCTACTTCGTCAAAATGTTAAAACGTCTTTGAGATATTTTGAGATATAATAGACGATAAGACAACATTTATCTTGCTTACTTCGATCtattgtatttatttgtatttataattgAAGTTTCACCGTACAAAtactttatatttatcttaggtttataacaaattaattattccctaaagttttaaaataaaatatttcccTAGCGAGCTAGTGGGATATTAATTATCATACTCAAAGTAGTCGATTATAGAAactaaatgattaaaattttacgTAGTCTGGCTCTGTTTTTATCTCAAATTTCTTtgcaaataaaaacacaataaatcATATTTACTTGGGAGAAACTTCTATCacatattaatatttatcaagAAAACTTCAATCATATTTTTCGTAAAGTGTTACTTACCTTTATACAAATATTCCGTGTATTCCTCGGTTTACGATTCTTTATGTCTGATTGTGTGGAAAAGTACAATCGATATTTTTGCAAGAAGTTAAGAAGTTGGCACTTGGCAGATGCGTGACGTGAATGAATCGTCAAGGCAGTGACTCTCCAAGCCCCAGTCTTCATCCATTTGACATTTTCGCATCTTTTTCAAGCTAGAGAATTTTAACTTAAGTTCTccattgaaaatttcaaactatataaataaaactccACATATCTCACTAAAATCTAACACGtgacaaaaatttaattacttAAGTGTAGTATATGTTAGTAATTTTCTCAACTCGC includes:
- the CSLG3 gene encoding cellulose synthase like G3, giving the protein MMYEDMKSRVEHVVESGKVETAFITCDQFRGVFDLWTDKFTRHDHPTIIQVLQNSENDMDDTKKYIMPNLIYVSREKSKVSSHHFKAGALNTLLRVSGVMTNSPIILTLDCDMYSNDPATPVRALCYLTDPKIKTGLGFVQFPQTFQGISKNDIYACAYKRLFEINMIGFDGLMGPNHVGTGCFFNRRGFYGAPSNLILPEIDELKPNRIVDKPINAQDVLALAHRVAGCIYELNTNWGSKIGFRYGSLVEDYYTGYRLHCEGWRSVFCRPKRAAFCGDSPKSLIDVVSQQKRWAIGLLEVAISRYSPITYGVKSMGLVTGVGYCQYACWAFWSLPLIVYGFLPQLALLYQSSVFPKSSDPWFWLYIVLFLGAYGQDLLDFVLEGGTYGGWWNDQRMWSIRGFSSHLFGFIEFTLKTLNLSTHGFNVTSKANDDEEQSKRYEKEIFEFGPSSSMFLPLTTVAIVNLLAFVWGLYGLFAWGEGLVLELMLASFAVVNCLPIYEAMVLRIDDGKLPKRVCFVAGILTFVLIVSGYVFLK
- the CSLG3 gene encoding cellulose synthase like G3 (cellulose synthase like G3 (CSLG3); FUNCTIONS IN: cellulose synthase activity, transferase activity, transferring glycosyl groups, transferase activity; INVOLVED IN: cellulose biosynthetic process, polysaccharide biosynthetic process; LOCATED IN: membrane; EXPRESSED IN: 13 plant structures; EXPRESSED DURING: 8 growth stages; CONTAINS InterPro DOMAIN/s: Cellulose synthase (InterPro:IPR005150); BEST Arabidopsis thaliana protein match is: cellulose synthase like G1 (TAIR:AT4G24010.1); Has 2576 Blast hits to 2006 proteins in 301 species: Archae - 0; Bacteria - 469; Metazoa - 0; Fungi - 15; Plants - 2040; Viruses - 0; Other Eukaryotes - 52 (source: NCBI BLink).); this encodes MYQVSLKQFVFLLKIKSTTMEPHRKHSVGDTTLHTCHPCRRTIPYRIYAVFHTCGIIALMYHHVHSLLTANTTLITSLLLLSDIVLAFMWATTTSLRYKPVRRTEYPEKYAAEPEDFPKLDVFICTADPYKEPPMMVVNTALSVMAYEYPSDKISVYVSDDGGSSLTLFALMEAAKFSKHWLPFCKKNNVQDRSPEVYFSSKLRSRSDEAENIKMMYEDMKSRVEHVVESGKVETAFITCDQFRGVFDLWTDKFTRHDHPTIIQVLQNSENDMDDTKKYIMPNLIYVSREKSKVSSHHFKAGALNTLLRVSGVMTNSPIILTLDCDMYSNDPATPVRALCYLTDPKIKTGLGFVQFPQTFQGISKNDIYACAYKRLFEINMIGFDGLMGPNHVGTGCFFNRRGFYGAPSNLILPEIDELKPNRIVDKPINAQDVLALAHRVAGCIYELNTNWGSKIGFRYGSLVEDYYTGYRLHCEGWRSVFCRPKRAAFCGDSPKSLIDVVSQQKRWAIGLLEVAISRYSPITYGVKSMGLVTGVGYCQYACWAFWSLPLIVYGFLPQLALLYQSSVFPKSSDPWFWLYIVLFLGAYGQDLLDFVLEGGTYGGWWNDQRMWSIRGFSSHLFGFIEFTLKTLNLSTHGFNVTSKANDDEEQSKRYEKEIFEFGPSSSMFLPLTTVAIVNLLAFVWGLYGLFAWGEGLVLELMLASFAVVNCLPIYEAMVLRIDDGKLPKRVCFVAGILTFVLIVSGYVFLK